In the Rhinopithecus roxellana isolate Shanxi Qingling chromosome 16, ASM756505v1, whole genome shotgun sequence genome, TAAGCCTtagttttctttgagatggagtctcgcttcgtcacctaggctggagtgcaatggtgcaatctcacctcactgccacctccatctcccgggttcaagtgattctcctgcctcagcctaccaagtagctggggctacaggcacataccatcatgtctggctaattttttatttttagtagagacaagttttcaccatgttggccaggctggtcttgaactcctgagctcaagtgatctgcccgcctcggcctcccaaagtgctgggattgggaaaggtgtgagccactgtgcccaaccataACACCTGTTTGAATCAGGCACCCAGCACAAAATATGCATTCAAGCcttagtgtatttttttaatctacgATTATTGTTACTCTAGCTTCCAGGAAAATGAAAAGTACACTTTTCTTGATAAGGTTAGTAGgttagtgttttttgttgttgttcttttgtttttatgacagagttttgctcgttgcccagactgaagtgcaatggtgcaatctcggctcactgcaacctctgcctcccaggttcaagcaattctcccacctcagcctcccgagtagctgggattgcagtcatgcaccaccacgcctggctaattttgtatttttagtagagatggggtttcaccatgttggtcacgctggtctcaaactctggacctcaggtgatccacccacccacctcagcctcccaaagtgctgggattacaggcatgagctaccgcgcccggcccccttttttttttttttttttttttaattttatagagtcagggtttccctgtgttacccaggctggtctctaactcctgggctcaagcaatcctgcctcagcctcccgaagtgctgggattacaggcatgagccaccacacctggccctctccCACTCGTATTACTCAGACTTAAACTACCCCAAAAAGGCTAACGTCCTGCTAAGAGTCTCTGTAGAACTGATGATTCAAGAGGCTCTTATGATCACAGCTGGTGATTCCCTGGGTTGAATTAGTAAAAAAAGGCCAAGcataataatcccagcactttgggaggactgtTGAATGCCAGCAGCTCAagcccagcttgggcaacatagatcCCTGCCtctacataaaacaataaaaattaaaaaaaaaaaaaaatttaactccaAAACATTAAGGCAAGATTCAAAATTATCCTCTGAGCTGCCTCTCTGGTTCTTTCTGGGAAAAATGCTTAGGCAAgttgagaaaggaaggaaagttggAATAATGGCAAACCTATTTAGAAGCATTCCTCTTATTTCCCTCCATTGTCTGTCCTCTGAACATTGTACCCAAACTCGTTACAAAGCCATTCTATAAAGAGATCTGGTACCTACAATTTCTTCAGATTTACACAGTATCACTACAATTTAATTTCTACAAGGGCAGGGATCTTTGTTGAGTGGCACATggtgggcactcaataaatacttgttgaatagaTGGGTTAAATGAAAGTGGCAGGGATCAACTAGAGTGTCCTGTGCTTAGGGTCTTTTAATAAAGATGGAAAGAATGATGTTAATCTTGTagcaattatcttttaaagtctGAGGGTTAACAGTGCTGTTATACTTCATTAAGGATGCCTcacatttttccaaaaatatatttatttttaaaaacaaaaactcagatcAGTTTTATAGAGTCAGATTTTCCAGAGACAAACCACAGTTTGGATTCCAGCTTAGAGTGCAAGTGAAGCATCAGTAATCTCATGCAGAAGGATTTGTCTCTGCAGGAGGTACATTCTGCTTGACTGTAAGCACTCAATTCTCTAAATCTGGTTTGTACTTCTGCcatcattttattccattccagcGCTCTGGCATGCAAGATAATCCATCTCTAAAATTCAAGACTTCCAAATTGAGATGAACGATTACTGGGCTTGGGTTGGGGTTTATAACCAATCCGATCATTGATCATTTGTTCCCGGCTCTTGGGATCACTGCTGAGCCCAATGGCTCCTTCTCCATCACTGCCTCCTACAACTTCCAcatcttccttctgtttcttacGGGTCTGAAAGTATAAACGTTTTAGGATTAAGGCAACATTCTTTCAATTAGCAAACGTTTATTTAGAGCACCTACCATGTACTAGGCATGGGGTAAAGGACAGAGTTAGGGTATAAAGAACAATAAACTGAAATCCTAGGTTTGGAATACTTAGGGGCACAATGAGGATACAGTGTTAAAAGTTGTAACctctgatcacttgaggtcaggaattcgagaccagcctggcaaacacggcgaaaccccatctctactaaaaataaacaatgtggccgggcacagtgagtcacacctgtgatcccagccctttgggaggccgaggcgggcggatcacgaggtcaagagatcaagaccatcctggccaacacagtgaaactccatctctactaaaaatacaaaaattagctgggcatggtggcacatgcctgtaatcccacctactcaggaggctgaagcaggagaatcactcgaaccaggaagtcggaggttgcagtgagccgagatcacgccattgcactgcatccagcctggtgacagagtgagactccgtctcaaaaaaaaaaaaagatgtaaccCCTGCCCTCCAGGATGTCACAGTCTAATAGGTAAACAGGCAAACAGACGATTATAGGGTGATCCGGGTTATGACCTATGACAGAGGAAAGTACACACTGCCAAAGAGACAAGAGGTAAGGAGTTGCGGTGTGGTGGTACAACAGGAAGCTACAACTGGAAAGATGGAAGAGCAGACAAGGGGGAGCAAAGGGTATTTCAACAAATTTATTATTCTAgagaatagagaaataaattGACTGGTAAAGAAATAACCACCAAAAATCTATAGCCTAACTGATCCCATGAGATTAAAAGTAACATGAGAAGGTTTTATGCTATCTTACCAAAAGGTCTGGGTTTTGtggcttcattttgttttcaggtAAAAGGTTTGGCTCTTAAGTCACATGTGACTGCAGAATCCACAAAGTATGTCTCAGTTTGatcattttcaaaaagaaacactTATCCCGTAACTGCCACTACCTGACTGTAAGGACAACAGATGATAACTTTCTCTAAGAGAGTGAAATGATGTTTTATCCAAAATTCCTTAATAATAATTGAATGGCTCAGCTACTCAGATCACTGGAATTACCACCATTCTTCACCACTTGCTGCTGGACTGTGGGCATTTAAATGCCAAGCATCGGGCTGaccacaatggctcatgcctgtaaatcccagtgctttgggaggattgcttgagcccaggagtttgacactagcctgggcaacatagtgagactccatctgtccacaaattttttttttttcttcagaccgACTCTCGGTCTGTCacgaggctggggtgcagtggcgctatctcggctcactgcaacctccacctcccaggttcaagcgattctcctgctctcagcctcccaagtagctgggactacaggcgcatgccaccacacccagctaatgtttgtatttttagtagagacagggtttcaacatgttagctaggatggtctcttgacctcgtgatccgcctgccttggcctcccaaagtgctgggattacaggcgtgagccaccgcacccggcccacaaaaaatttaaaaattagccaggcatagtggcacatgcctgtattcccagttattCAGGGGGCCTGACGTGgtaggatcactggagcctggcaggtcaaggctgcagtgagcggtgatcatgccactgtactccagccagggcaacagagcaagaccctgtctcaaaactaaaaataaaaaataaaataaatgccaacACTCACGAAGTATTACAGTGAATAAAATAAGGTATTGCCCTTTATGTGGCAAATGACCTTCCTGATTACTAGTAAGTGATGTTAGAAAGTTCTACCTAAATATCTTTGTGAAAACAAGTTCTAAAAGGCAAACAACTCTATCATTCTGAGAATATCCAAGTGGAATGAAATCACTTAAAAGGCTTCCCACTTTGAGCAACTGCTGTTTCAGAAGCTAGAGTCACAGTAGTATAATGAAACTCATGTTGGTAATAAATGAAACAGGCCAGTTTTCTACTGGTTTCACTTTAGGGCATGACTGTCCCTGCTTCCTAAGTTACTCTAAAACAGGGCAAAACCCACTAGATAACTGCCTTTGGTGGAAAGATTAACTCAATAGTGAGCTGACTCTGTAGAGTCAAAGTTCAGCATGCTAGCATTTTATGAGATTTGTAACAACTGAAGTTTAAGCCATACTTTAAAGCTCATCcttaataatatagttttttaaaagcagaaattatgATGCTTCGAGAACACTAAAGTCTCTTGGGATGAAGCGGGGGAAAGAAATCTAAGTTATTAGTCTTAATATGAAGCATATACAATACATAATAAAGCTGTTGGTAAATACATGCAAAATGTACTGTACTCTGCCATATAGTACAAGGTATCTGCTAGGACAGCAAATGAAAATAGACTTGTATTGAGCCCTCCTTTGGGCCTGGTATTGCAGGGAACAGATGCAGAGAGAAATATACTAATCCCTGACTTCAAAGAGCTTATGGCCCACTgagggaaaacaaaagcaaacagccAATTACAACAGAGAGTGACAGTGCTTATGAGAGAGGTTAGCACAGCAGGATGAGGTTGAGCCTAACCCAGCTGGGGGCTAGAAGAAGTAAGAGTTAGCctggcaaagaaaaataaaggacttTTCTGGCAAAGGGAACACTTGTGTATAGACATTGAGATTAAAGATAACCCAGCAGTGAAAGTGGAGAGATAAGCAAGGACCAGCTCACAAAGGACCTCATATGCCATGCTAGGGAATTTGGAATTTAGTCTGTAGACCACTGAAGAATTTAAGTCTTATTAATGGACATCTAATACCATGTAGCAAGGCCacacttaaaaatacatatgggGTTCCTACCATGAGCTAGATCGTAGGAAATGGTGATGCAAACAGACATGATTTCTGCAATCAATcactggctgggtgtagtggctcacgcgtgtaatcccagtactttgggaggctgaggcggatggatcacttgaggtcaggagttggagaccagcctggccccaacatggcaaaaccctgtctctactaaaaatacaaaaatgacccgggcatgctggcatgtacctatagtcccagctactcaggaggctgaggcagaggttgcagtgagccaagagcatgccactgtactccagcctgtgtgacagagcgagactccatctcaaaaaaacacaaagttgTATTCATACCTCCAGGTCCTTTCGAATGCTCTCAAACTCTTCAATGTCATCAAGCTTTAGCTCTAGGCGTGTTGGTTTTCGTCTCAGCATACTGAATGAAGTCAACACTAAGGGCCAAACCCAGTGAACTATTAgctgttaaaaatgaaagagaggaggaaaaactGAAGGTAATAAAGTCTCAGATACACAACATAAAATCAGTTTGCGAGCATGTATACTAAAGTGAATGGAAgtattaaaactttatttgaatTCACACATAGACTTCTAAAGTCTTTTTAAGGGATAGGATcttgctctttgcccaggctgaagcacagtagCATGAccttagctcactacagcctcaacttcctgggctcaagcaatcttactgcctcagcctccagagtagctgggactacaggtgtacaccaccatatctggctaatttttgtgttttctgtagaaatgggatctctcTCTgatgccccggctggtctcaaactcctgggctcaagtgttcctccctcctcattttcccaaagtgctggcattattgGCAAGAGCTACTATACCCAGCCAACTTCTAAAGTCTTTAGGTATatgattattacatttttattacattatggAGATCTACAgctctgtaaaatcaaaaactctttctgtaagaatttaaaatagcaaaCTGCCTATAAGAGAAATTCTAGGCAACCATCACTTTAATCTCATGTTCCAGTCACATTCAAAGAAATACTCTAGCTAAAAGAATAAACTATCCCATCTTAGTATAGTTAAAGTGGACAAACCAGTGAATTTAATCTACGTGAGAATTGTCAGAGATTTGTGATCACTCCTGAATGCTAAAATCAGTTTGCTAAATCTCATGAAAACTCCAGCTCACCAATTCACAGGATTATCCTCAGCGTC is a window encoding:
- the CDC26 gene encoding anaphase-promoting complex subunit CDC26, translated to MLRRKPTRLELKLDDIEEFESIRKDLETRKKQKEDVEVVGGSDGEGAIGLSSDPKSREQMINDRIGYKPQPKPSNRSSQFGSLEF